One Engystomops pustulosus chromosome 7, aEngPut4.maternal, whole genome shotgun sequence DNA window includes the following coding sequences:
- the LOC140068713 gene encoding olfactory receptor 12D1-like encodes MSSDNFTAITELVLAGLGIRKDFELILFFIILLSYIVTLISNLSIIIIPIFDASLHTPMYFFLYNLAVLDICYSSSIVPKMLADLISQKKVISFYGCILQIHFFHFLGSSEVVLFAVMSYDRYVAIAHPLRYTTIMNYNVCFGLTLVSWAIGFFVALTHTIMTARLPYCGPNLVEHFFCDVKPMLILACTDVTLNSKTLSRVTGTLASSTLSLTILSYLCISKYLIKIKTAQGRKRALSTCSGHFIVVTLMYGTAIFTYIRPSTKDSLDEDRAAAIMFTIITPALNPIIYTLRNKDMKKALKKFLQKI; translated from the coding sequence ATGAGCTCAGACAATTTCACCGCTATAACTGAATTGGTCTTGGCCGGACTGGGAATTCGAAAAGATTTTGAATTGATTCTATTCTTCATCATTCTGCTATCATATATAGTGACCTTGATATCAAATCTGTCTATTATAATCATCCCCATATTTGATGCCTCCCTCCATACACCTATGTATTTCTTCCTGTACAACTTGGCCGTGCTTGACATCTGCTATTCTTCATCGATTGTCCCCAAGATGCTGGCCGATCTTATTTCTCAGAAGAAGGTGATCTCATTCTATGGTTGTATACTACAAATTCATTTCTTCCATTTCTTGGGTAGCTCAGAAGTTGTTCTATTTGCAGTCATGTCCTATGATAGATATGTGGCTATTGCCCATCCTTTAAGATACACGACCATCATGAATTACAATGTCTGTTTTGGTTTAACTTTGGTTTCTTGGGCAATTGGATTTTTTGTTGCATTGACGCACACCATAATGACTGCCAGGCTTCCATACTGCGGACCAAATTTAGTGGAACATTTCTTCTGTGATGTTAAACCAATGCTTATTTTGGCCTGTACAGATGTAACTCTTAATTCCAAGACTCTCTCTAGAGTCACCGGTACACTAGCCTCATCGACTTTATCATTAACTATCCTTTCATATCTCTGCATTAGCAAATATCTTATCAAAATAAAGACTGCACAAGGTAGAAAACGAGCACTTTCTACATGTAGTGGGCATTTTATTGTGGTTACTCTCATGTATGGAACGGCCATTTTCACCTATATTCGTCCTTCTACAAAAGATTCCCTAGATGAAGACAGAGCGGCGGCCATTATGTTCACCATTATAACCCCGGCATTAAACCCAATCATATATACACTAAGAAACAAAGACATGAAGAAAGCTCTGAAGAAGTTTCTCCAAAAAATCTAA